The proteins below come from a single Acidovorax sp. NCPPB 4044 genomic window:
- a CDS encoding ligase-associated DNA damage response DEXH box helicase, with the protein MPSPPPRAPRPLAEAWLATRGWRPFPFQREVWRALAQGRSGLLHATTGAGKTYAVWLGALQAFGALSRKSKPKPPHAADSIEEFAIKKVANSKPSPPEPLTVLWLTPMRALAADTLKALRTPLDELAAQQHPVLARWTSGARTGDTTSAERGAQSRRLPTVLVTTPESLSLLLARGDARELLSTVRLVVADEWHELLGNKRGVQVQLALARLAGWNPGLCVWGMSATLGNLPEARNALLAPLGAEGGNGVLVQGQVDKRLVVDTLLPDHPERFSWAGHLGLRMLPAVVRELESTTTTLVFVNVRSQAELWYKAILDARPEWAGALAIHHGSLDRGVREWVEAGLKAGRLRAVVCTSSLDLGVDFLPVERVLQIGSAKGIARLLQRAGRSGHAPGRPSRITLVPTHSLELVEAAAARAAVQAGEVEMRASPRRPVDVLVQHLVTVALGGGFEPEALYAEVRRTVAYRELPRAVWQWCLDFVHRGGPSLAIYPDYQRVAPDGHGIWRMPSARLARRHRSNIGTIVSDASMAVQVLHGARLGTMEESFLSRLSPGDCFVFAGQVLEMVKIEDMTAYVRRAVRGRPTVPRWAGSRMPLSTVLADFVVQQLAQAAEGRYGTPELRCVRPLLDVQQRWSALPTPGTLLAETLRTREGWHLFLYPFAGRHAHTGLASLFAWRAAQGEAGTFSIAVNDYGLELLSATERDWAALLPGLLRTRATAAGAPGPGSIAAREALAIRNTANAARAEAEDAAGRSVEDGSEKAEDAGAGMETPADAERHALLHEVLASLNATEMARRRFREIARVAGLIFQSHPGERRSARQLQASSQLFFEVFRKYDAGNMLLRQADEEVLSQELDVAQLLAALRRMQAQALVVKPLARPSPFAFPLMVERFREKLTNEDLADRIARMLAQLDTAADAGTAVPADPPPQDVVPPDPPARPQRRRAAAKKAPGKGADPGSAPLPPAETAMQQAAEAVRRTLDFSLTSAEEAGSGAAGARPGRRRERKPSRPLPRL; encoded by the coding sequence ATGCCCAGCCCACCCCCCCGCGCCCCACGCCCCCTCGCGGAAGCCTGGCTCGCCACCCGCGGCTGGCGCCCCTTCCCCTTCCAGCGCGAGGTCTGGCGCGCCCTCGCCCAGGGCCGCAGCGGCCTGCTGCACGCCACCACCGGCGCCGGCAAGACCTACGCCGTCTGGCTCGGCGCCCTGCAGGCGTTCGGTGCCCTGTCCAGGAAATCCAAACCAAAACCCCCGCATGCCGCCGATTCCATTGAAGAGTTTGCTATTAAAAAAGTAGCAAACAGCAAACCGTCTCCACCCGAACCGCTCACGGTCCTCTGGCTCACTCCCATGCGCGCGCTGGCCGCCGACACGCTCAAGGCCCTGCGCACGCCGCTGGACGAACTTGCCGCGCAGCAGCACCCGGTGCTGGCCCGCTGGACTTCGGGCGCGCGCACGGGCGATACCACCAGCGCCGAGCGCGGCGCGCAGTCGCGCCGGCTGCCCACCGTGCTCGTGACCACGCCGGAGAGCCTGTCGCTGCTGCTCGCGCGGGGCGATGCGCGCGAGCTGCTGTCCACCGTGCGGCTCGTGGTGGCCGACGAGTGGCACGAGCTGCTGGGCAACAAGCGCGGCGTGCAGGTGCAGCTCGCCCTGGCGCGGCTCGCGGGCTGGAACCCGGGGCTGTGCGTGTGGGGCATGTCGGCCACGCTCGGCAACCTGCCGGAGGCGCGGAATGCGCTGCTGGCCCCGCTGGGCGCTGAGGGAGGCAACGGCGTGCTCGTGCAGGGGCAGGTGGACAAGCGCCTCGTGGTCGACACGCTGCTGCCCGACCACCCCGAGCGTTTCTCGTGGGCCGGACACCTGGGCCTGCGCATGCTGCCGGCCGTGGTGCGCGAGCTGGAGTCCACCACGACCACGCTGGTGTTCGTGAACGTGCGCTCGCAGGCGGAGCTTTGGTACAAGGCCATCCTCGATGCACGGCCCGAATGGGCGGGCGCGCTGGCGATCCACCATGGCTCGCTGGACCGCGGCGTGCGCGAATGGGTCGAGGCGGGGCTGAAGGCCGGGCGCCTGCGCGCCGTGGTCTGCACGAGCAGCCTCGACCTGGGCGTGGACTTCCTGCCCGTGGAGCGCGTGCTGCAGATCGGCTCGGCCAAGGGCATCGCGCGGCTGCTGCAGCGCGCGGGGCGCTCGGGCCACGCGCCGGGCCGGCCCTCGCGCATCACGCTCGTGCCCACGCACAGCCTGGAACTGGTCGAGGCGGCCGCCGCGCGCGCCGCCGTGCAGGCCGGCGAGGTGGAGATGCGGGCCAGCCCGCGCCGGCCCGTGGACGTGCTGGTGCAGCACCTCGTCACCGTGGCGCTGGGCGGCGGCTTCGAGCCCGAGGCGCTCTATGCGGAGGTGCGCCGCACCGTCGCCTACCGCGAGCTGCCGCGCGCCGTCTGGCAGTGGTGCCTGGATTTCGTGCACCGCGGCGGGCCCTCGCTCGCCATCTACCCCGACTACCAGCGCGTGGCGCCGGACGGGCACGGCATCTGGCGCATGCCGAGCGCCAGGCTTGCGCGCCGCCACCGCTCCAACATCGGCACCATCGTGAGCGATGCCAGCATGGCCGTGCAGGTGCTGCACGGCGCGCGGCTGGGCACCATGGAAGAGAGCTTCCTCTCGCGCCTCTCGCCGGGCGACTGCTTCGTCTTCGCGGGCCAGGTGCTGGAGATGGTGAAGATCGAGGACATGACCGCCTACGTGCGCCGCGCCGTGCGCGGCCGGCCCACCGTGCCGCGCTGGGCCGGCTCGCGCATGCCGCTGTCCACCGTGCTCGCGGACTTCGTCGTGCAGCAGCTCGCGCAGGCGGCCGAAGGGCGCTACGGCACGCCCGAGCTGCGCTGCGTGCGCCCGCTGCTCGACGTGCAGCAGCGCTGGTCGGCGCTGCCCACGCCCGGCACGCTGCTGGCCGAAACGCTGCGCACGCGCGAAGGCTGGCACCTCTTTCTCTACCCGTTCGCGGGCCGCCACGCGCACACCGGGCTCGCGAGCCTGTTCGCGTGGCGCGCCGCGCAGGGCGAGGCGGGCACCTTCTCGATCGCCGTGAACGACTATGGGCTGGAGCTGCTCTCGGCCACCGAGCGCGACTGGGCCGCGCTGCTGCCCGGGTTGCTGCGCACGCGCGCCACCGCGGCCGGGGCGCCTGGGCCGGGCAGCATCGCGGCGCGCGAAGCCCTGGCGATCCGCAACACCGCGAACGCCGCACGCGCCGAGGCCGAGGACGCCGCCGGCCGCAGCGTGGAAGACGGTTCGGAGAAAGCAGAAGACGCCGGCGCCGGCATGGAGACCCCCGCAGACGCCGAACGCCACGCGTTGCTGCACGAGGTGCTGGCCAGCCTCAACGCCACCGAGATGGCGCGCCGGCGCTTCCGCGAGATCGCGCGCGTGGCCGGCCTCATCTTCCAGAGCCACCCGGGCGAGCGCCGCAGCGCGCGCCAGCTGCAGGCCTCCTCGCAGCTCTTCTTCGAGGTGTTCCGCAAGTACGACGCCGGCAACATGCTGCTGCGCCAGGCCGACGAGGAAGTGCTGAGCCAGGAGCTGGACGTGGCGCAGCTGCTCGCGGCGCTGCGCCGCATGCAGGCGCAGGCCCTGGTGGTGAAGCCGCTCGCGCGGCCCAGCCCGTTCGCCTTCCCGCTCATGGTGGAGCGCTTCCGCGAAAAGCTCACCAACGAAGACCTGGCCGACCGCATCGCCCGCATGCTCGCGCAGCTCGACACCGCCGCCGATGCCGGCACCGCGGTCCCGGCCGACCCGCCCCCGCAGGACGTGGTGCCCCCCGACCCGCCCGCACGGCCGCAGCGCCGGCGCGCGGCGGCAAAAAAGGCGCCAGGCAAGGGCGCCGATCCAGGCAGCGCTCCGCTGCCCCCGGCCGAAACCGCCATGCAGCAGGCCGCCGAGGCCGTGCGCCGCACGCTGGACTTCTCGCTCACCTCCGCCGAAGAGGCCGGCAGCGGCGCGGCGGGTGCGCGGCCAGGCCGGCGCCGCGAGCGCAAGCCTTCGCGGCCGCTGCCGAGGTTGTGA